The following proteins come from a genomic window of Trifolium pratense cultivar HEN17-A07 linkage group LG4, ARS_RC_1.1, whole genome shotgun sequence:
- the LOC123923249 gene encoding trans-resveratrol di-O-methyltransferase-like, producing MESQNGEHVASSNLLKAQSHVWNHIFNFINSMSLKCVVDLGIPDIIHNYGKPMSLSKLISSLPIHPSKRPFIYRLMRIMTHSGFFSQQNVTANELEIEYMLTDASILLLKDNPMSVTPFVQAMLDPVLSNPWHQLSTWFKSDDPTPFKTAHGMLVWDYAAHEPNFNNLFNDAMASDARLVTSVVIEKCKGVFNGLESLVDVGGGTGTMAKALAKSFPKMECIVFDLPHVVDGFQGSENLKYVGGDMFKEIPPADAILLKWILHDWNDEECVKILKKCKESLKQKGKEGKVIIIDMVLEIDHKGDITKSTETQLFFDMMMMVLVTGKERNEKEWSNLIYSAGFGGYKITPILGLRSMIEIYP from the exons ATGGAATCCCAAAATGGAGAGCATGTTGCTTCTTCCAATTTGCTCAAAGCTCAAAGTCACGTATGGAATCACATTTTCAACTTCATAAATTCCATGTCACTTAAATGTGTTGTTGATTTAGGCATACCTGATATCATACACAATTATGGTAAACCTATGTCACTCTCAAAACTAATTTCTTCACTGCCAATTCATCCTTCAAAAAGACCATTTATCTATCGCTTAATGCGAATCATGACCCATTCAGGCTTTTTCTCTCAACAAAATGTTACAGCGAATGAGCtagaaattgaatatatgttaacCGATGCATCAATATTACTACTTAAGGATAATCCAATGAGCGTGACACCATTCGTTCAAGCAATGCTCGATCCAGTTTTATCAAATCCGTGGCATCAGTTATCTACATGGTTTAAAAGTGATGATCCTACACCATTTAAAACTGCACATGGGATGTTGGTATGGGATTATGCGGCGCATGAGCCCAACTTTAACAACTTATTCAATGATGCAATGGCGAGTGATGCTCGATTGGTCACTAGTGTGGTGATTGAAAAATGCAAGGGAGTGTTCAATGGTTTGGAATCATTGGTTGATGTTGGAGGAGGCACAGGGACCATGGCAAAGGCACTTGCTAAATCATTCCCAAAAATGGAGTGCATTGTATTTGATCTACCACATGTTGTTGATGGCTTTCAAGGAAGTGAGAATCTAAAATATGTTGGTGGAGACATGTTTAAAGAAATTCCTCCAGCAGATGCCATTTTGTTGAAG TGGATATTGCATGACTGGAATGACGAGGAATGTGTGAAAATATTGAAGAAATGCAAGGAATCACTCAAACAGAAAGGCAAAGAAGGAAAGGTGATTATCATAGATATGGTGTTGGAGATTGACCATAAGGGAGATATTACTAAATCAACTGAAACACAACTCTTCTTtgatatgatgatgatggtCTTAGTCACCGGAAAAGAGAGAAACGAAAAAGAATGGAGTAATTTGATTTACTCGGCAGGTTTTGGTGGATATAAGATAACTCCAATTTTAGGTTTAAGGTCTATGATTGAGATCTATCCCTAA